The genomic segment TGGTGATTTGATCGACGTCGCCTTCCAGCGAGAGCACGGCAACATCCGCATCGAACCCGCCGATGATGGCGCGCGCCTGGGCGCCGGAAGCTCCATAGGAACTGCGTACGCGGACATCCTGCCCGGTTTTTTGTTTCCAATGCTTTTGAAAAGCGGGGATGATGTGTCGCTCGTAGGCTTCCTTCGGCACGCTATAGGCCGCCAAAATCAGATCGCGCGTTTCCGCGGCTTGCGCTGGTGCGGCGGCTGTCAGCAAGGCTCCATACGTGATCACTGCGACAAACAGGCTCGTCACTGCGTGGCTGATGGTACGCATCAGGATCCTTCCACCAGATTGTTATGGGCGAATCGACTCAACGTATAGTGGTCGAGAATATTGGCAATGGCATCGCGCACTTCCCCCATGGCCTGTTGTAACGGGCAGAACGGTTTGGCGGCATAGGGGCAATCGGCGCATTTTTGATAGGCGGTTTTGCTGACACAACTGATCGGCGCGAGCGGGCCATCCAAAATACGGATGACTTGGCCCAGCGTGATCTCTTCCGGCGACTTGATCAGCGAGTACCCGCCACGAATCCCACGCCGGCTCGCCAGCAGTCCGGCGCGTTTGAGCGCGAGCAGAATTTGTTCGAGAAATTCCACGGGAATATTCTGGCGCTCGGCAATCTCATGGCGCTGGAGCACGCGGCCCCCGTAGGTCTCGCAGAGCTCGAGCAGTGCCCGGAGCCCATATTCACTCTTCTTGGAGAACTTCATGGCCTAGATAGTTGTCTAGTGAGTTGCTCAAGATTTGGCAGAATAAACCAGTGCGTCTCACAGTTCAAGCGATTCAGTGGCGAGATTGCCGGGAACAAATCCGCGCATGTTCATGAGGTGCTGGCGCTGCAACCCATTGAAAACGGAGGTGCAGTTTCTTGACACCCTGTCACGGTTCTTGCTAGCTTCAGGCCTGCTTTTCAACCGTCACCACGAGCAGCCAGCGGCTAGATCTGGACACCCGGTGAATTTCCAAGACCTCATTTTGACCCTGCATCGCTTCTGGGCTGACCGCGGGTGCGTGATTCACCAACCTTATGATTTGGAAGTAGGTGCGGGCACATTCCATCCCGCCACGTTCCTCCGTTCCCTCGGGCCGGAACCCTGGCGCGCCGCCTACCCGCAAGCCTGCCGCCGTCCGACCGATGGCCGCTATGGCGAAAATCCCAACCGCATGCAGCACTACTACCAGTATCAGGTCGTGCTGAAACCCGCTCCCGACAATATTCAGGGCCTCTATTTGGAGAGTCTCAAGCAACTGGGCATCGATCCGAAGAAACACGACATCCGGTTTGTGCAGGACGATTGGGAATCGCCGACGCTCGGCGCCTGGGGTTTGGGCTGGGAAGTGCGTCTCGATGGCATGGAGATCACTCAGTTTACGTATTTTCAAGAAATCGGGGGCATTCCGCTCAATCCGATTACCGGCGAAATCACCTATGGCACCGAGCGTATTGCGATGTATCTCCAGCAGGTCGATAACGTGTACGACCTCCAATGGACCGACGGCGTGACGTACGGCGATGTGCATCATCGGAGTGAGGTCGAATTTTCACGCTACAACTTCGAAGAGGGCGAGGTGCCCATGCTGATGGCCACCTTCCAGGCGTTCGAGGGGGAATGTCAGCGTCTGCTCGAAAAGAAGTTGACGTTGCCGGCCTACGATTACTGCATCAAGACCTCGCACATGTTTAACCTGCTGGATGCACGCGGGGCGATCAGCGTCACTGAGCGGACGTCCTACATCGCCAGGGTGCGGGCGTTGGCGCGGCGCTGCGCGGAATCGTACGTGGCCGACCGGGAGGCCATGGGCCATCCCTTGATCAAGCAACCGGCTCGGGCAGGTAAAGGAGCCACCAACCACTCACCGGTCACCACCAAGTAGCCTGCGGACCCTATCCCACGATGCCAACCAAGAAATCCAAGACCAAGACTGTTTCACGCGCGAAGAAGGCTGCGCCTGCCTCACGCGCCAAGACTCCCGCGACGACCGAATTGTTGCTTGAAATCGGCACCGAAGAGTTGCCCTATCAGTTTGTCGCTCCGGCCTTACGCGCGTTGCAGCAGGGGGCGGAGACCTTGCTGAAGGATTTGCGCCTGACGTATGGCGCTGTCCGGACGATGGGGACACCGCGGCGGCTCGTGTTGCTGGTGGAAGGGCTGGCGAGACAACAGGCCTCGGCCGTCAAGGAATCCATGGGGCCGTCAAAAGCCGTGGCCTTCGATCAGTCGGGTCAGCCGACGAGAGCGGCCATTGGGTTTGCCGCGGGTCAAGGCGTGCCGGTTGAGTCTCTGCAAGTCCGGCAGACGCCCAAAGGCGACTATCTGTTTGCGGTGAAGCAAGAGAAGGGCCAGGCCGTGGCTGCGGTCCTGACGCAGGCCTTGCCGCAGTTGTTGGCCAAGTTGTCGTTCCCTAAGGCCATGCATTGGAACCAGACCGGGGTGCGCTTTGCTCGGCCGGTGCGTTGGTTGATAGCGCTCTGCGGGGGCAAGGTCCTGCCGATTCAGTTCGCGACGATCAAAGCCGGCAATTTCAGCCAGGGGCATCGGGTGCTGGGTGCGAAGGTGTCCAGTTCGAAGGGATTTGCCGTCAAGTCCATCGCCCACTATTTGAAAGAGACCGAGCGCCACAGCGTGATTGTGGACCAGGACCGGCGCCGAGCGATGATTCTGGACCAACTGGCCTCGCTGGCCAAGTCCGCGCGCGGGCACCTGCACCAGGACGATGAGTTGCTGGAGCAGGCCGTGTATATGGTGGAATGCCCGCTGACGATTCTAGGGTCCTTTAAACCGCATTATCTCGCGCTCCCGAAAGAAATTCTGATGACCTCCATGAAAGAGCACCAGGGGTATTTCTCCCTGGTGGACTCGAACGGCGCGTTGTTGCCCAATTTCCTGGCGGTCACGAATATGAAGTTGTCGAATATGCAGTTGATCCGGGAAGGCAACGAACGGGTCCTGGCCGCCCGCTTGGCCGATGCGAAATTTTTCTTCGACGAGGATCGCAAGACGTCGCTGGCGGATCGCGTGGCCAAACAGCTCGCGGTCACATTCCACCAGAAACTCGGTAGTTTGCATCAGAAGACGCAGCGCGTCATAGCGATGGCGGCTCATGTGGCCGGGCAGCTTGGTGATGATCGAGTGATTCAGGACTGCCGGCGCGCGGCGGAACTCAGCAAGGCTGATCTGCTGACGGGTATTGTCGGCGAGTTTCCGACCCTGCAAGGAATCATGGGCGGGGAGTATGCGAAACACGACGGGGAGTCTTCGGTCGTCAGCACGGCGATTCGCGAACAGTACATGCCACGGGCGATGGAGGGGGAGTTGCCGGAGTCATTGGCAGGGAAGGTGCTTTCCCTGGCTGACCGGTTAGACAGCATTGCCGGATTTTTCATGGTCGGCCTGGTTCCCAGCGGGTCTGAAGATCCCTTCGCCCTCAGACGCCACGCCACGGCGATCGTGCGTATTCTCATCGAGAGCCGGTTGCGGCTCAATCTTGCGCAAGCGGTGCGGGCCGCGCAAGAAGGATTGACCGCTCAGAACGTGACGGCCGCGCCTCATACTGGCAAAGGCGGAGCGCCGGACGTCATCGGTTTTTTATATGAGCGGGTCCGCTTTTATGGAAAGAGCGCACACCAATTGCGGGACGACGTCATGGAGGCCGTGCTGAAATCCGTCGATCGCCGTAACGTCGATATGGTGGATCTCTTCGACAAGATGCAGGCGCTGCAGCAGATTTCCACGCGGGCTGAGTTTGATCCGTTGATCGCCGGGTTCAAGCGTGCACACCGGCTGACGGAAAAAGAGCAATGGGATCGGAAGCCGGTCGAGTCCGATGCGTTCCGCGAGACCGCCGAGTCCGCCCTGCATCAGACCGTTCGCAGCAGCCATGACGATTATCGCTCGGCCATGGGCACCGGGCAGTATGGGCAGGCGCTGGATGTGTTGGTCCGCATGAAAGGACCGATCGACGATTTTTTCAATGCGGTGATGGTCAATGCCGAAGATCCGCTGATCCGCGGGAATCGACTGTCGCTCTTGAAGGAGGTCGACGATTTGTTCATGTCGTTCGCTGATTTCTCCCAGATTGTGGTACAAGGGACATAGCGGATGGTGAACGTGTGGACGCGACTTCAGAGAGCCTTCCTGAGTCACCCGAGGCAAGCGCGGCGGCCCAAGTAAGGGCGACCAAAGTCCGACGGTTTGCGTCCGGCATCAGCGTCGTCATGATGGTGGTGTGCAACGCGGTGTTTCTCTTCGGCATCTGGGTGACCGGCCTGAATTTTGAGCGGCTGGTACGGACACCGGATATCTATGATTCCAGACAAGACATTTGCCTGCGACTGGCCTACCAGCATGTGCCGGGATCGGGAAACCCCGTGCAGTTCTGTTCGGAATGGCTCAACCTCGCCGATCCGACCGGGAAGACCCATACGTTTCAGAAAGACGCGCAACTTAAGCAAGGCGCAGACGGAACGTTTTATTTCGACTATGGACCGTTCGTGGATTACCGGCTGTTTGCGGTCGGCGCGTTCGTGGTGGGGATCATCGTGTGCGGCATTCGCGTGACCAGGCACGTCGTTAACCGCTACCGCATGCGATTGGAAGCCGCCGCCCGCCAATCAGTTCCGACTCATTGACCTCATAGCAGAAGGAGAGCGTCGCGTGGCCAAGAAATACGTCTATTACTTCGGAGATGGAAAAGCCGAGGGCAAAGGCAACATGAAGGAACTCCTCGGCGGCAAGGGTGCCGGACTGGCCGAGATGACGAACCTGAAAGTCTCCGTGCCCCCCGGATTTACGATCTCCACGGAGGCCTGCGTCGAATACTACAAGCGTGGCAAGGCCTATCCTCCCGGCATGATGGAGGAGGCGTTGCACGCGCTGAAGAAGATCGAACGGTCGATGAAGGCCGGGTTCGGCGATCCGGACAATCCCTTGCTGGTGTCGGTGCGTTCGGGGGCCCGCGCCTCCATGCCGGGCATGATGGACACCGTGTTGAACGTCGGGTTGACCACCACGACCGTGCACGGGCTGGCGATCAAGACCAAGAACGAACGGTTTGCGCAGGACAGCTATCGTCGCTTCATCAGCATGTTCGGCAGCATCGTCATGGGCATCAACCGCGAGCATTTCGAGGACATTCTCAAGCACAAGAAGCGGGATCTCGGGGTGACGCAGGACACGCATCTCGATGCCAAGGCACTCAAGGAACTCGTTGTCAGTTTCAAGGAACTGGTCAAAGAGGAAACCAAACGGGATTTTCCCGACGATCCGCTCGAGCAACTGCGCATGGCCATCAATGCGGTGTTCTCCTCCTGGTACGGCGCGCGGGCCGTCACGTACCGCCGTCTGTACAACATTCCAGAAACCTGGGGCACGGCGGTGAACGTGGTGGCGATGGTCTTCGGCAACATGGGCGAAACCAGCGGCACCGGCGTGGCCTTCACGCGCGATCCGGCCACCGGTCAGCGGCAGTTCTTCGGCGAATGTTTGACGAACGCGCAGGGCGAGGATGTCGTCGCCGGTATCCGGACTCCGTTGCCGGTGAATCAGCTCGAAAAGTTCATGCCGCAGGCCTACAAGGATTTGGAGACGACCTATAAGCGGTTGGAGCGTCACTATCGGGACATGCTCGACCTGGAGTTCACCATCCAGGAGGGCAAGCTCTACATGTTGCAGACCCGCGTCGGAAAACGGACCGGCGTAGCGGCGGTCCGGATCGCGGTCGATATGGTGAAGGAAGGGCTCATCACCAAGAAAGAGGCGCTCCAGCGCATCGGGCCGGATCAGTTGGCGCAGTACCTCTATCCCATTTTCGATGCGAAGGAAGAATCGCACTGCACGCCGCTCGGCAAGGGGTTGCCGGCTGGACCGGGAGCTGCGGCCGGGAAACTCGCGTTGACAGCGGACCGTGCGGTGGAAATGAAGGCTGCCGGTGATCGCGTCGTACTGGTGCGGCAGGAAACCAGCCCGGACGATATTCACGGCATGAATGCCGCCCTGGGCTTTCTGACTGCGCGCGGCGGCATGACGTCCCACGCGGCGGTGGTCGCCAGGCAGATGGGCAAGGTCTGTGTCGCCGGTTGTGAGGCCATTGAAGTGGTGGACAATCAGACCGTGCGGATCGGCACCCAAGTATTCCGCGAAGGGGAGTATCTGTCCGTCAACGGGTCGACCGGTAACGTATATGGCGGTGACATTCCCGTGGTGGAGTCCGAGGTCATCCAGGTGCTGCAGGGCAAAATGGAGGCTGCGGCGTCGGAGAAGTATCAGCTCTTCGAATCGGTGCTGAAGTGGGCCGACGGCGTGCGCAAGTTGAAGGTCCGGGCGAATGCGGACGTGCCTGATCAAGCCCGCATTGCGCGGAGTTTCGGCGCTGAAGGCATCGGTCTCTGTCGGACCGAGCACATGTTCTTTGCCGAGGACCGTATTCAGATCATGCAGAAGATGATCCTCGCCAGGAAGCGGGAAGAACGGGAGATGTACCTGGATCAACTGCTGCCGTTGCAAAAGCAGGACTTCATCGGACTCTATCGCGAGATGAAGGGATTTCCGGTGACGATTCGGTTGCTCGATCCGCCGTTGCATGAATTTCTGCCGAAGCGTGAAGACCTCATGGTCGAAATCGCGCAACTCGAACTGACCAGCGGATCACCGACCGTGCTGGAGGAGAAGAAGCGATTGCTGGCCCGTGTGGAGGAACTGCATGAGTTCAATCCCATGCTGGGTCTGCGCGGCTGCCGCCTCGGGATTACGATGCCGGAGATCACGAAGATGCAGGCGCGCGCGATCATCGAAGCGGCCTGCGAGCTGGCCAAGGAAGGCACGAAGATCGTTCCGGAGATCATGATTCCTCTGGTCGGCATGGTGTCGGAAATGAAGGCACAAAAGGATCTTGTGCGCGAAGTGGCCACAGAAACCATGAAGCGCTACGGCGTGAAGCTCTCCTATCTCGTCGGTACCATGATCGAGTTGCCGCGTGCGGCCGTGACGGCCGATCGGATTGCGGAAGAGGCGGAATTCTTCTCCTTCGGGACGAACGACCTGACGCAAACCACATTCGGCTTCTCCCGCGACGACGCGGCGAAGTTTATCGACTTCTACAAGACCGCCAACATTCTCGAAAGCGACCCGTTTGCCGTGCTGGACCGGGAAGGCGTCGGTTCCCTCATGCGCACCGCGATCACCGGCGGGCGGAAGACCAGACCCACGATCAAGTTGGGCATTTGCGGCGAGCATGGGGGCGACCCCAGTTCCGTCGAGTTCTGCCATCAGCTGGGATTGGACTACGTGAGCTGTTCGCCCTATCGG from the Nitrospira sp. genome contains:
- a CDS encoding Rrf2 family transcriptional regulator, translating into MKFSKKSEYGLRALLELCETYGGRVLQRHEIAERQNIPVEFLEQILLALKRAGLLASRRGIRGGYSLIKSPEEITLGQVIRILDGPLAPISCVSKTAYQKCADCPYAAKPFCPLQQAMGEVRDAIANILDHYTLSRFAHNNLVEGS
- a CDS encoding glycine--tRNA ligase subunit alpha — its product is MNFQDLILTLHRFWADRGCVIHQPYDLEVGAGTFHPATFLRSLGPEPWRAAYPQACRRPTDGRYGENPNRMQHYYQYQVVLKPAPDNIQGLYLESLKQLGIDPKKHDIRFVQDDWESPTLGAWGLGWEVRLDGMEITQFTYFQEIGGIPLNPITGEITYGTERIAMYLQQVDNVYDLQWTDGVTYGDVHHRSEVEFSRYNFEEGEVPMLMATFQAFEGECQRLLEKKLTLPAYDYCIKTSHMFNLLDARGAISVTERTSYIARVRALARRCAESYVADREAMGHPLIKQPARAGKGATNHSPVTTK
- a CDS encoding glycine--tRNA ligase subunit beta; protein product: MPTKKSKTKTVSRAKKAAPASRAKTPATTELLLEIGTEELPYQFVAPALRALQQGAETLLKDLRLTYGAVRTMGTPRRLVLLVEGLARQQASAVKESMGPSKAVAFDQSGQPTRAAIGFAAGQGVPVESLQVRQTPKGDYLFAVKQEKGQAVAAVLTQALPQLLAKLSFPKAMHWNQTGVRFARPVRWLIALCGGKVLPIQFATIKAGNFSQGHRVLGAKVSSSKGFAVKSIAHYLKETERHSVIVDQDRRRAMILDQLASLAKSARGHLHQDDELLEQAVYMVECPLTILGSFKPHYLALPKEILMTSMKEHQGYFSLVDSNGALLPNFLAVTNMKLSNMQLIREGNERVLAARLADAKFFFDEDRKTSLADRVAKQLAVTFHQKLGSLHQKTQRVIAMAAHVAGQLGDDRVIQDCRRAAELSKADLLTGIVGEFPTLQGIMGGEYAKHDGESSVVSTAIREQYMPRAMEGELPESLAGKVLSLADRLDSIAGFFMVGLVPSGSEDPFALRRHATAIVRILIESRLRLNLAQAVRAAQEGLTAQNVTAAPHTGKGGAPDVIGFLYERVRFYGKSAHQLRDDVMEAVLKSVDRRNVDMVDLFDKMQALQQISTRAEFDPLIAGFKRAHRLTEKEQWDRKPVESDAFRETAESALHQTVRSSHDDYRSAMGTGQYGQALDVLVRMKGPIDDFFNAVMVNAEDPLIRGNRLSLLKEVDDLFMSFADFSQIVVQGT
- a CDS encoding pyruvate, phosphate dikinase, encoding MAKKYVYYFGDGKAEGKGNMKELLGGKGAGLAEMTNLKVSVPPGFTISTEACVEYYKRGKAYPPGMMEEALHALKKIERSMKAGFGDPDNPLLVSVRSGARASMPGMMDTVLNVGLTTTTVHGLAIKTKNERFAQDSYRRFISMFGSIVMGINREHFEDILKHKKRDLGVTQDTHLDAKALKELVVSFKELVKEETKRDFPDDPLEQLRMAINAVFSSWYGARAVTYRRLYNIPETWGTAVNVVAMVFGNMGETSGTGVAFTRDPATGQRQFFGECLTNAQGEDVVAGIRTPLPVNQLEKFMPQAYKDLETTYKRLERHYRDMLDLEFTIQEGKLYMLQTRVGKRTGVAAVRIAVDMVKEGLITKKEALQRIGPDQLAQYLYPIFDAKEESHCTPLGKGLPAGPGAAAGKLALTADRAVEMKAAGDRVVLVRQETSPDDIHGMNAALGFLTARGGMTSHAAVVARQMGKVCVAGCEAIEVVDNQTVRIGTQVFREGEYLSVNGSTGNVYGGDIPVVESEVIQVLQGKMEAAASEKYQLFESVLKWADGVRKLKVRANADVPDQARIARSFGAEGIGLCRTEHMFFAEDRIQIMQKMILARKREEREMYLDQLLPLQKQDFIGLYREMKGFPVTIRLLDPPLHEFLPKREDLMVEIAQLELTSGSPTVLEEKKRLLARVEELHEFNPMLGLRGCRLGITMPEITKMQARAIIEAACELAKEGTKIVPEIMIPLVGMVSEMKAQKDLVREVATETMKRYGVKLSYLVGTMIELPRAAVTADRIAEEAEFFSFGTNDLTQTTFGFSRDDAAKFIDFYKTANILESDPFAVLDREGVGSLMRTAITGGRKTRPTIKLGICGEHGGDPSSVEFCHQLGLDYVSCSPYRVGIARLAAAQAALTQEEAEKSKPKAAPSAAKRVVKAKPAKKAARPASAKKRPVAKRAVRSPKRTKR